Genomic window (Alligator mississippiensis isolate rAllMis1 chromosome 4, rAllMis1, whole genome shotgun sequence):
AAGAAATAAGCTGTAAACTATTTCTCAGAAATATGCTTATACAAGTTCACTTAAACTTTGGAGGTGAGAGTGAAGGGTTGAATGatgttattttaatttaaaaattaactaTCCTAAGTTCACTAATCTTAGTTAGGTATTTGAAATAGTAGAAAACACTTTGCACTGATGACAGTCcaccctgatttaaaaaaattagtttacTACTCAAAAATATTATCTGCAATGTATATAGTCCATTCTGTTTTGCCTCAAAAATTATGCAAATATCTATTAGTTCATTGCTAGACTCCACTGGAAACTCAAAACATTCTTAAAGGGTGCCAGTTTAGAGTCAAAATTATACTCTAGGATTAATCCAAAAACCAAAATTCTGCCACTTGTATGTACAGAAGGACCCTGCTATTTCAGCCTGAAGGATATATACATGCCCAATAAATTGGCCCCAAATTTGAGCTGCACTGAGCAAGTCAGGGGACAGAGAGGATATAAACCAGACCCAAAGAAATGAAAGGTAAAAATGAGGTGGGCGAGGTGGGGAAGAAAAATGGGCCCTTGATCAGACTACTTATTAGATTCCACATGAGTAAAGGTTTAAAATACTCTCCACATACTACAACCTGcacaaaagaaataaatacatcaaggagttttttttttcctgtgtgttgAAATTTACACATCATTTGACAAATCTGTTTTGGTTAATTAGGGGTATCTCTGTTTAAGCAACTATTAGATTTCTCAAATGATGCAAGAATTACTCCAAATAAAGAGAGTTTGGTCTCACAACAATGCTCTCTCTTGACAGGAGGTGAAGTGAGTATTAAAAGGTCCAAAGCTTTAGGATACTAGTGGTATATGGTCCAGGATAATTAAAGCAAAGCATCGACACTACATGCAAAGTATTAAGCACTGATCCAGTAGTTACACGTGATTAGCAATGCCATGTTCCATATGATACTTAATTAGTACATGCTTTATATTTAGAACTATCAGCTTCAATGGAGCCAGAACTGCCAATAGCCTTTTAGAATAAAAGAATAAACCCAATAAAAATATGCTTTAAACATTTACTAAGTTATAAAAAATGTATAGACCATTTGAACAGGTGAAGGTGACACAGGAGAAACTAAAGGATCAGGATGAGGCAGTTGAAACATCTCTGGCTTAAACTTGGAATTTGCTATCTTCACACATTCTTCAAGTGTTGTAATAAACGTATTACATGTAGCACTGAGTAAGGAAGAAGCTTCGTTCAAGTTCTGAAAACCAATTAAAGGGACAAGCATCagcaaaaattttaaaaagaagaaaagacaaaTACCAAAAACATTACTTGAGAACCAAGTTGTAGTGGTGTTCAagtgctgtagctgtgatggtccagaaaatgaaCAAGGCAAGGGTTTTTATTGTAATATATCTTTTTACTGAACAAAGCTATAAAGTTGTAAGAAGTTTTACACATTTTCAGGCACACACATCTGAAGAAAGGCATGCTCCAAATCTTGTCAAACTTCTCTCCCAACTCTGCAATTGGTCCAAATAAAGATATCACAAAAGACCCTGTTTTTAGATTTTCAAATTACTTGTCCAGAGCTCTCTCCAATGTGCAAATTGGTTTACAATACTTTTCACTGGAAACTTAAGTCAACCTTATTGAAAACTGAACTCTTAAGCAGGTCATATTTGTTTCTAGGTAAATAAATACAACAGGGCAAGCATTTTCTTTCGGAGGTTTAGCATCATGTAGCAAAAACACTGCAGTGTTGTTCATGCTTCCCAAAGTGAAAGCAATGATCTGCCAGAAGTGTAGGACACCTGTAGCTCCCTCCACAGTGATAGGTTATAAGTAAATTAAAGCAAAGCTGCACAAGACCCATCGCCTCTCCTAGTACAGGGACTCTTTAGATAAAACCTGCTTTTTCTGTAAGCAGGCACAACGCTATAAGACTGAATTTGGTTCTATAAGTAGAATATCCCCCGCCCCCCTCAATGTGCTGGTAAAGGAGCAATAGAATCTAATGCGTGATctacacaatcatgcctcctgccatgtcacacagCCCTTAACTCTGATGCAGAGGAAACTTGGGATCACAATCCAAGGCTTCCCACACAAGCCCCCACACCTCAGGAGGcgcacagcaggggcagagttCTTCACACTGCTGTAAGCCGCAcagctgcagggctcccagagggAGCAATACTGGGgaacactgctgcagctgcaagccctACAGCTCAGGAGACCCACAGCAGTTGGGAcattcttcctgctgccctgcggCAAGTCCTGCAACCAAGGAGTCTCACAGAAGGGGCAGCATActgcctgctgcaagccccacagctgacaaggcttgtcagctgtggggctgtggctgagAGCCCCTCAATGAATGGGGTTGCCAGCTACAGacctggccacacgttcaattaatgGTATGATTAGAACAAACTTATGcaatattttttgtggaataactttgtagcttattgcttgttttatcacccCATTAACTGGTTGTGTAGTTGGGTTACAATTTAAAGAATGATTAAGTGGTTAGTCaagccttaagtgtaacatgtagaaggggcctTATAGGAGCAAATAGATTTCTCaggttttttctgttttgtttgctttgtttaaGTGGATGACTCacaaaacaaccctcccccccaaaaatacCCACCATACATGCTTGTTAATGTACATGCTAATTAAATTAATCTGTATTTTACATACATAGCATCTGTTAATGGTGTGCTGTACTGTGATGTACCTAAACTTAATATATTGACATCTGagtataaataatatttaaaacaatTAGGAAACTGACCTTTGGTCCTCCCCATCACAACATTAATGTGCTTGTAAAGTACACAGTGTTAACAAGAATCTAAGACAAGTTAAATAATCTAATGCCTTAGGATCATTTTAGAAATGTGATACCTCAATGCTGGGAGAGGAGCAAGTCTCATCCTGATGCACAAATTCTTGTATTGTATGAACTTGACGCATTAAGAGATCACAGTAGAGGCGAAGTTCAGACATTTTGGTTTTAAGAGATTCATTGGTTTCACtaatttctacaaaaaaaaaattcaatatatTGACTACAGTATAAAACCCAATCTGAACATTAttagatttcccccctccccaaaaaagccAAGCAGAGATTCCTTTTGAGGTTcctaaataaaagtaaaaactaGTTTTACAAGTAAAATTAAAATTGCAGTGGGACTATAACCCACAGATAAGAGGTGAAAAGCTTTCTTAATTACAATGCAACACGGGGAACAAGGAAGACAAAGTCTGTAGCTTCACATAGTAAGGGGTTCTGCTTTCATACATCCACAAGTGCCTGAAGAGTGTGGTTGCCAGCTCAGAGAATCTAGTATCTGATAAAAGGACGACGTATTTTAACCCCTCAGATTGGCTGCACAGCATTCACACCTCCATGACAAGTATACAGAGATACAATtagagactgaaaaaaaaaattcaggacaCTGAAAGGAAACCAAATATTTTCACAGCAACATGAAACAGTTTTCAGGGTGGCAGTTTTTGAGACCGTTCTAACTAGCTCTCAGAGACAAAAATTTTCTAACGAAGCAACAGAAATAACATGTTTTGTTCCATCATGAAATCTGCATGTTTTTCATATAAATGTCCTATGCTGCCCACCTTAGCTTTGGAAACAGCATTAATACATGATGCAATAGTTCCACCTGACTGGATCCGATTTAAGGGCGTAATTCTTATCCTCTTGTAGCCTTTCTGCAGTTCTGAACTACATCATAACACTCACTAGAACTACATTTGTTTTAATATTGATAGCAGCTCTAGTTTAGACAAGTCCCCAGCAGCTTCTAGCTTTTTTCTCACCATACATACCAGTTAAACCTGCAGCTCAGAATTAAACAAAGGAATAAAAATACATGAGGATAGGTCCTTGTCTAAGTTCCCATCAGTACCAACAATGGCTCAGCTAAACCAGAGTAAGtagttggaaatattttttctaaaaatatgTCATAGCACAGACAGCAATACTTAAAGGAGTAGAGACATTACAAACAGAGCTGTTCTCAGTCTCAGCAGGACTGTGTCCGTCACTTATAAGAGTGGAAAACAGGGAAATGAGCTGAAACTATTGTAATTTCCTTGCACTTTTGCAGCCTATATTATCAGACATCCTGCACTGGTAAGCATGGGTAAATGGACCACTACAGTGCAAATCTGGGTGCTCATTCAGTCTATATTAAATGGGTCAATATGGTATAAACACACAGAATGTTTCAACAGAAAGGACAGAAGCATGTGATTTATCCCTAACTTTAAGAGATCTAGACAGTATTCCTAATGAGGAAGATCCCCCTTGACACAAGGGAATTAGAAATTTGGAATACCATTACAATGCTTATAAGAAAGTACTATTGATGAATATTCACCCTGTGCGAACAGGCAGCTATTCGATTCGGCTTCAGATCCGGccacttcggatgccagggatccgatccagagctccagatcggtTTCCTGCTTCGATTCCGCCGAAGCGAccctgaagctttggagctgcttcagagattcagccatagggtataatggggaaaatcaatgaaatatctataactttgttgttttttgtctgatttggattaaacttgcaggggtggtagccacCACTGAgcgcatgaagcctgccaagtttcaaggagataagtgcaggtgtttggggggaactgcaccccaaattcttgaaagcaaaacttatgtcacgtgtatgtgttacaccacaggggggtgaaaactgcaaaggtgttagcccctggtgaggccacaaagcctgccaagtttcaaagagacaggtgcaggggtttgtggcgaactgcacctcaagctgctgacaggcaaagctcatgacatagatgaccctgtgtgtgttaaggcgcagcgggctgaaaactgcagaggtggtggcctctgctgaggccatgaagcctgccagctgtcaaggatataggtgcaggggcttctggggccctgcacctctagctgctgacaggcaaaactggtgacatgggtgcttgtgcaactgactgtctccgTCTTGGGGCAGCTGATTGTCTGTATTACTTCCTCCCCTTTGTCTGTGgctttgtaggtgttaatccttgctaattaactttttatctagtagctaccagtacaggggtgggcaaaatgcagtccacgggccagatgcagcccgccaggccattctacctggcccgtggggcccctaaaaaatttataaaattaatatttatctgcccctggctgtctgttaTGTGGCACTcaaaggcttgccaaaactcagtaagtggccctctgcctgaaataattgcctgcccctgtactagtagctagctactgtgaatTGGGCTGGTCCCTAactgaatcatgattgattggtaacatagtagcttagcagccaggcctgcagtagttccctaccccatgccccaagacagacacagttgcacaagcacccatgtcacgagttttgcctgtcagcagctagaggtgcagttccccccagaacccctgcacctatctccttgacagctggcaagggccaccacctctgcagtttccagcccgctgcgccttaacacacacacagtcatttatgtcacgagttttgcctgtccgcagcttgaggtgcaattccccccaaacacctgcacctatcttcttaaaacttggcaggctttgtggcctcagcaggggccactacccctgcaagtttcatccaaatcagacaaaaaacaacaaacttataggtatttcactgattccccattataccctatggctggatctcagaagcagctccgaagcttttccgaagcggtTTGGAAGGTCCGAAccacttcggaaagcctaaagaagccagcacttCGATCTAGACGTGCTGCTCCGGTGTCCAAAGCATCTGAATCTTCTTTGGATCCAAAGCgtggtccgaagcctcgcacagacCTAATGAATATAGCAACTTGGTTTTTCAAAGCATATTGGAATTAGACATATCAATCCCACTAACCTCACTTTAAAACCCTTGCCAATCTCTGTAAAACTTTTGATCAGTCACGTAACTGAAGACAGATATGCAGACTTAGGTGGTGCAAACTGAAATACTTCTGAAGTCAACGGATTTATAGAGATTTATACAGGCTGTGGATATAGTCTgcagcattttaaaaagcagcattgcctgctcctgctatagcagaatcctagaaaagtctggcctgtgggctggatccagccagcaatggactccacttcccagcaggccctgcctgcatggctggggccagtctccatgaagaccccagccacagctgcctgtgatAGCAttaggctggggttgccatggagactggccccagccatgctggcaatGCTGGGCAGGGGGCCGCTCCAGAGCtactgggatcttgtggtgggggcagtttggtccagggccagggcagagccacaatctgcaacctgcatgctctgggcaggggcatgcaggtagcagattgtggctctgccctaaCTCCTTGTAGTGGTGAAGGCATGGTcccaagcaggggcagagccatgatctgcagcctgcaggcagggCCACGCAGGCAGCAGgttgcggctctgccctggccccaagccaagctgcccccaccacaagatcccagcagctcggagcagctcctgccctgccgcACCCCCTGCCAGAGAAGctggggctagtctccatggcaaccccagccttgctaAAGTCACAGAGCAGCTGAagttggggtctccatggagaccggcaccagccacacaggcagggactgctgggaaatgcagtccGGCTGCCAAACAGATCTGCCATTTTTCCCACACCTGTGCTAAAGCCAATGCGGTGTAAATCTGAACATAGTACAAACTCAAACCAGAGAGGAATTAGGTAACCACCAGTGTAATAAAACATGCAAGTAGGAAAGTAAATGCTCAAGGCCATTATTCATGAGCAGCACAAAAAGGATGTGTCCTGGCTAGTGCCACTATTGCATGTTCTATTAATATCTCCATACTCACATCTCTTTTTGCCTTACCACTGAATCACCTTCCATTAGAAACTGACAGGGTACTGAAGAGACCCTGAGATCAGTAAAATACAATAATTCAGAGAGCAATCACAATTGTGAGATATTTAACTCACCCTCTCTCATGTTTGTAGTACTATATTCAATAACATTGAATAAAATACAGTGCTGTTTCAATACGATGTGCGTTGTTTAGTTCAAATTAATTCAGGCACATATAAAGGAAAGGGAACATACAAAACAGAGCAATACAGTAACAGTATTCTTTTCTTAATGTAAGTGACATCTGACCAGTTGTTTTCCTGTTCCTTTTAAGAAATTCCAGCTTGAAATACAAAACAGGAAGTTTCTATATACACGTATCAGTGGTTGTATTGGTAACTTATATTTATCAATATGTAAAATAAATTAGATTTATAATATACTTAAAAAGAAGGCTGAATTAGGCTGGGACAGATTAAGAACCATTTTTGCCGAGCACAAGCATTTTATTAGATTTCACATACTTCACAGGGTAtaaatacctttttctttttttgttctggTATCTGTCAAACAGGCTTTAGAACTCCCAAGTGCTACTAGCCATCTTTGTCTTTCAGCTGCATTAACTGCTTTCATATAAAAATGTTGTTCCCCTGGAATTATTAGCTCCATTCTTGTGTTGTCTGTTGGATGAACTTAtataaaaggagggaaaaaaagtaattttgctAAGAATAACTAGAAATCAAGGATATACTTTATCAAACGTAGACTGTATTACTTCAAGCTATTAGAATCAAATTATATATTATAAAGTACATTGTACTGGATCTAATTAAAACTTAAactattaaaacatttttaataccACGTGACTTTGATGCTCAGAAACATCAAATCTTGCTCTTTTTgtcaaaccctcccccccacaccccaatgcCACTGAgtggccaagaggcaaaaaccacagcatgAATTGCCTCTCGGCcactcagcagcagggaaagagtGCGTACCAAAAAGTGAGATTAAAGGCACAGGTGCACCATGAACTTCCgccacaatttaggtaggtccccaagtataagagtattgctcagccATGCAGAGATGAACTCAAGAAGGCTAAAGCACAACTGGGTCGCACCTAGCAAGGGACATGCAGggtatcatagtacttggggtcagaagggacctaaacagatcatcaggtccgacccactgccccaggcaggaatgggtgccaggatcatatcaccccagccaaatatctgtccagcctcctcttaaagacccttgaggtaggagagagtaccacctcacttgggcgtccattccagagcctggcagaccTAACAGTAAAGTAAgagcttctacaagtatgtcagcaacaggaggaatatcagggaaagtgtgggtcccttactgaatgaagGAGGCAACTAGTgatagatgatgtggaaaaggctgaagtactcaatgctttttttgccTTAATCTTTACAgttaaggtcagctcccagactactgcaccttgTATGACAGTTTGGGGAGGTAGTGAGcatccaacagtggcaaaagaacaggttagagactattcaGAATAGCTAGAgacaagtccatggagccagacaCGATGCACCCAAGAgagctgagggagttgactgatgtgattgcagagctgctggccattatctttgaaaactcctgatgATCAGGGGAGGCTCCAAACTACTAGagaaggacaaatatagtgctcCCCTTTAGAGGGGGGAAaatggaggatccagggaacagtagactggtcagcctcacctcagtccctggaaaaatcatggagcaggtcctcaaggaatccatttctaagcccttcgaagagaaggtgattaggaacagtcagcatggattcactatgGGCAAGTCAGGACTGGCTATCTGGGCcctaactttagcaaggcttttgatatggtctcctacaacatttgtgcaaacaagctaaggaaatatgggttggatgaacagactgtaaactggatagaaaactggctggattttCAGGCTAAAAGGGTAGTAATcgatggctcaatatctagttaccagccagtatcaagtagagtgcccccaGGGTCAGCCCGGGGGcccattttgttcaatatcttcatgaacCACCTGGAAGATGGGCTGGAGTACACCCTCAGAAAGGTGTGCAGATGACACGatgctgggggaagtagtagatacattggacggtagggctaggattcagagagacctagacaattggatgactggaccaaaagaaatctcatgaggttcaacaaggacaactgcaaagttcTGCATTTAGGACGGAGAGATCCCAAACACCGGGAcaggctagggactgactggctaagtagcagctctgcaggaaaggatctGAGACTTGTATTCAGTTTACTGTTCACTGTAAgtcaagtgtgcccttgttgccaaaaataacagctcactgggctgcattagtagaagcgctGCCATCAGATTAAGGGAAGTGCTTATTCCCCCCTATTCAGTACTGGTAaagccacagctgcagtactCCGAGTCCAGCTttaggcccctccccccccacaggaaggatgtggacacaaAAATTGGAGCGTCCAGttgagggcaatgaaaatggttagaggactGGGGCATATGATGCATGAGAGGCTgaggaactgggattatttaatctggagaacagaagactgaagggagaactaatagcagccatcaactacctgaagggtgtttacaaagaagatgaagccagactggtctcagtggtagcagatatcggaacaaggagcaacagtctcaagttgcagcaaggcaagtttaggttaggtattaggagaaactctctcagtagaagggtagtaaaacaatggacagggctacccagagagattgcagaatctccatccgtggaggtttttaagtaccaccagctagacaaagccttggctgggatctaGTTGAGGAGGGTACTGCTTTGAGGAAGAGGGGcgaggagggggctggactaaactcctgaggtcccctccaaccttaACATTCAATCTGCTATTGAATCATTGAATGTAACAAGCACATCTGACAAAAAGTCATTTTCCTCTTTCATTTTTGTGGGCATCACAGGAATTAATGATATAGAATGATATTAGGTCATCCTGTCCATCCATGTGACAATTATTATTTCCTCCAGTAGAAATATATTCAAATCTTACCTTTAATTTCACATACTGCCATCTTTATGCTTCCTTTGCTACCTTTGCAAAcatcatcttgtgaatcatagtACGACAAAATCCCATTGTCCAAAACAAACCAGCGAGGTTGCCAACCTAGGAAGatcaaaaacatgaaaaaatgtttGTATAATTGCAAATAAGGTTCAATTAAGAAGTAATGGTACTTACCCATTAAAGCtgttaacagaaaaaaattacaaagatgCATGTACTGTGCTATTCCTGTGATGCTCACAAGaagtaaaaaacccaaaacaaaacaaaaacttttagAAACCATGAAAGATATTTCACCCTTACTCCTTTTGCTACGTACAATTAGCAATGATATTTCACCTTTTACAATCCATTCTTTAGAAAAGTGAATTTTATTTCAGCACCCAATGTATTTTGAAGGCTTATATGTTATTTCTCTCTCAAAAACCATCATATTTCAAGTATATTCTTCAGTGGGCCTCACCAAGATCATGATCAACTGATCTAATGAACTGCTGGCTAGTCTCCTCCACGTATAGAGCAATACAGATCTCTATTTTGCACTTGACAATTAAGAAAACCAATTAAATAATTCTCTCATCCACAAGTAGCCCATCCCACTTCTCAGCAATGATTTAATATCACAACAACATACTGGGGACTTCAAATAGGCCCTAATAAAGAAAACTTGTACTAAGAAGCGTTCATTTGTCAGTAGGGCCTGCACCAGTCACCACATTCAAAGTTTTCACTTATATAGCTACACCAAAACTtttaggctagagacagatattacacacaaactggtttaagtgatcagaaaccagtttaaacctgtaacagaacagatgttcagtgcacataaaccagtttgaaaatggctgaaactggtttgagataaacctggttgaatgtagtatcaaacttagcTGATTTGGCAAAaaatggtttatgcaatgtctgtcccagaccccttgctgatttaaaataaaccagacacctccagcttcccagcatgctctctgggctgggctctctgctccacagcaggactggcccctcccctctgctccctggctatagctctggcagagactgcaggcacagcagggtctgcctggctcccccctgtcctactccccccccccagcagga
Coding sequences:
- the PLEKHA3 gene encoding pleckstrin homology domain-containing family A member 3 isoform X2, with translation MEGVLYKWTNYLTGWQPRWFVLDNGILSYYDSQDDVCKGSKGSIKMAVCEIKVHPTDNTRMELIIPGEQHFYMKAVNAAERQRWLVALGSSKACLTDTRTKKEKEISETNESLKTKMSELRLYCDLLMRQVHTIQEFVHQDETCSSPSIENLNEASSLLSATCNTFITTLEECVKIANSKFKPEMFQLPHPDPLVSPVSPSPVQMMKRSISHPGTCSSDRSSHSVKEPVSSVHRLSQRRRRTYSDTEFYNDVPLEDTERSAHCSRSTLNGDLAVSTIPEENKSVSMKKSELEETLAFSSS
- the PLEKHA3 gene encoding pleckstrin homology domain-containing family A member 3 isoform X1; the protein is MEGVLYKWTNYLTGWQPRWFVLDNGILSYYDSQDDVCKGSKGSIKMAVCEIKVHPTDNTRMELIIPGEQHFYMKAVNAAERQRWLVALGSSKACLTDTRTKKEKEISETNESLKTKMSELRLYCDLLMRQVHTIQEFVHQDETCSSPSIENLNEASSLLSATCNTFITTLEECVKIANSKFKPEMFQLPHPDPLVSPVSPSPVQMMKRSISHPGTCSSDSCRSSHSVKEPVSSVHRLSQRRRRTYSDTEFYNDVPLEDTERSAHCSRSTLNGDLAVSTIPEENKSVSMKKSELEETLAFSSS